A stretch of the Pseudanabaena sp. BC1403 genome encodes the following:
- a CDS encoding YdcF family protein, with protein MSLFLSKLLPLFFYPLGLSSLLITIALVILLWRTKRSRNASNSSKLISLFKKNRFASTLIGIALVILLLSSNEIFSKWLVRSLEWQYLPNGDIPKAEAIVVLGGGTRPRIAPRPWYEVNEAGDRILYSSWLYKQGKAPLMIVTGGRAEWLGEGGNPESEDMAAIAEFMGVPSDAIIQESQSFNTRDNAINTKEILAKKGINKILLVTSALHMPRSMEIFRKVGVESIAVPTDFLSVQNDNNKGFASILELLPSVDALKNSTNAIKEYIGLLVYQLAGWA; from the coding sequence GTGTCGCTTTTTTTATCGAAACTTTTGCCTCTGTTTTTTTATCCACTTGGATTATCCAGTCTATTAATTACGATCGCCTTAGTAATTTTGTTATGGAGAACCAAGCGATCGCGTAATGCTAGTAACTCTAGTAAATTAATCAGCTTATTTAAAAAAAATCGTTTTGCCTCAACCCTAATAGGCATCGCACTAGTAATTTTATTGTTAAGCAGCAATGAAATTTTTTCTAAGTGGTTAGTGCGATCGCTGGAATGGCAATATCTGCCAAATGGGGATATCCCCAAAGCTGAAGCAATCGTAGTCTTGGGCGGCGGTACAAGACCACGCATAGCGCCGAGACCTTGGTACGAGGTCAATGAAGCTGGAGATCGCATTTTGTATAGCTCGTGGCTCTATAAGCAGGGCAAGGCTCCCTTAATGATCGTCACTGGTGGCAGAGCCGAATGGTTAGGCGAGGGCGGTAACCCTGAGTCCGAGGATATGGCTGCGATCGCTGAATTTATGGGTGTGCCCTCTGATGCCATTATCCAAGAATCGCAATCTTTTAATACCCGCGATAACGCGATTAACACAAAGGAAATCCTTGCTAAAAAGGGAATCAATAAAATATTGCTAGTAACATCGGCTCTGCATATGCCGAGATCGATGGAAATATTTCGGAAAGTCGGCGTTGAGTCTATTGCTGTCCCAACTGACTTTTTATCGGTGCAAAATGACAACAACAAAGGTTTCGCCTCAATACTTGAGTTATTGCCAAGTGTGGATGCGCTCAAAAACTCCACCAATGCGATCAAAGAGTACATTGGCTTACTTGTTTATCAATTAGCAGGATGGGCTTAA
- a CDS encoding polysaccharide deacetylase family protein: MNTIWLVLGLAALGTGMGAAIASRLVSRTSSTEIATATNESALNPANPVASNESRAFCQYNALESVTASLYQVRSINAIANDPLPVLSSLSSSINADLIASFTPAPFPQISDRARTAKIPIIMYHDITAVKDVDWDVTPEDLEKHFQTLQEGGYTPITMDRMVNHLRTGAQLPEKPVLLTFDDNYVGQYKYAFPLLKKYNYPAVWSVHTRFVGTGGKKPKATWDQLREMQKSGLITVASHTVNHLNMKNLSDSEIEREVLESKKVLEKELGIPIDYFTYPEGEFTERAKDKVKDVGYKAALSMSLDPRQERSANESEDLMSIMRFGQSRFSEAIEQASGGTSASQVSLLPTVSNGVINFTTPVEKRTVTIDGLPLTLVHGGRAVTTHADKRAQVAEILAMTPNAIAAVDGGFFSLERIDGNTMIGPVMSQFSSYAGVFNTGNKGENPLLNGRPLVLISPTTVKFIPFNAAKHTSLEAVRAELPDVTDAFVAAGWLVRDGKPQSAESFGKLYGFDASRDRAFWGIDRSGRPTIGVTMEMIDSVGLGKILAKAGLRDVVMLDSGASASLAYRGKSVMAYEPRPVPHIVALLPPDPAPVETAEKPNCPVSLNP, encoded by the coding sequence ATGAACACGATTTGGCTCGTGCTGGGATTAGCTGCCCTCGGAACTGGCATGGGTGCAGCGATCGCTTCGCGATTGGTCTCCCGAACATCCTCTACGGAGATAGCCACAGCCACAAATGAATCAGCTTTAAACCCTGCGAATCCTGTTGCAAGTAATGAATCGCGAGCCTTTTGTCAATACAATGCTTTGGAGTCGGTGACGGCTTCCCTCTATCAGGTCAGATCGATCAATGCGATCGCCAACGACCCATTACCAGTTTTATCAAGTCTGAGCAGCAGTATTAATGCTGATCTGATCGCTAGTTTTACCCCCGCCCCATTTCCTCAAATCAGCGATCGCGCCCGTACTGCCAAAATCCCGATCATCATGTATCACGACATCACTGCGGTAAAAGACGTAGATTGGGATGTCACACCTGAAGATCTCGAAAAACATTTTCAAACACTCCAAGAAGGTGGGTATACACCGATTACGATGGATCGCATGGTTAATCATCTGCGTACAGGTGCGCAATTGCCAGAGAAGCCTGTATTGCTCACCTTCGATGACAACTATGTCGGACAGTACAAATATGCGTTTCCACTGCTAAAAAAATATAACTATCCAGCAGTATGGTCTGTTCACACTCGCTTTGTCGGCACAGGTGGGAAAAAACCTAAAGCTACATGGGATCAACTTCGGGAAATGCAAAAAAGTGGTTTGATCACCGTTGCTTCCCATACAGTTAATCACTTAAACATGAAGAACTTGAGCGATTCTGAAATTGAACGAGAAGTGTTGGAATCGAAGAAAGTACTTGAAAAAGAATTAGGGATTCCTATAGATTACTTCACTTATCCTGAAGGAGAATTTACGGAACGAGCCAAGGACAAAGTTAAGGATGTTGGTTATAAAGCCGCACTTTCAATGAGCCTCGATCCTCGTCAAGAGCGCTCAGCTAATGAATCAGAAGATTTGATGTCTATTATGCGTTTTGGTCAATCACGTTTTAGTGAAGCGATCGAGCAAGCTTCTGGAGGAACCTCTGCAAGTCAAGTTTCACTTTTGCCAACAGTAAGTAATGGAGTAATCAATTTTACTACTCCTGTAGAGAAGCGCACTGTTACTATTGATGGACTGCCACTTACTCTTGTACATGGCGGCCGCGCAGTCACAACTCATGCTGATAAACGCGCTCAGGTTGCTGAGATTCTTGCCATGACTCCCAATGCGATCGCGGCGGTTGATGGCGGCTTTTTCTCCCTCGAACGTATTGATGGCAATACGATGATTGGACCCGTAATGAGTCAGTTTTCCAGCTATGCAGGAGTTTTTAACACTGGGAATAAAGGCGAAAACCCCCTTCTCAATGGTCGTCCTCTGGTTTTGATTAGCCCTACGACAGTCAAATTCATTCCCTTTAATGCCGCTAAGCACACTTCTCTAGAAGCTGTAAGAGCAGAATTGCCTGATGTCACTGATGCCTTTGTCGCCGCAGGTTGGCTAGTCCGCGATGGTAAACCACAATCAGCAGAATCCTTTGGTAAGCTTTATGGATTTGACGCAAGTCGCGATCGCGCTTTTTGGGGAATTGATCGTTCAGGTAGACCGACAATCGGCGTAACTATGGAAATGATCGATTCCGTCGGCTTAGGGAAAATCTTGGCGAAAGCTGGGTTGAGAGATGTAGTCATGCTCGACTCTGGCGCAAGTGCATCGCTTGCCTATCGGGGCAAGTCAGTCATGGCTTACGAGCCTCGACCTGTTCCGCACATTGTGGCACTTTTACCACCCGATCCCGCTCCTGTGGAAACTGCTGAAAAGCCTAATTGCCCAGTGAGCTTAAATCCATAA
- a CDS encoding amylo-alpha-1,6-glucosidase — translation MPDKTSQSIIEPLEPTTIEVNGRSFIPLDKSQISPWVCVIGEHPISTLTLKDDDLFLITDTLGNISDLSCRLGGIEDSMGLFCRDTRFLSRLELQIEGRSPIAFSSTARKGFAMTVLCANPEIDDKNGGHIKAETIDIHREIVIKGGFFEQTQVTNYNTHPVSFTLSLSLDADFLDLFEVRGSKREKRGNFLRYLPNQDQKSVEMLPKEIVLAYEGLDGSVMESRIQFDSFQPQEIQDHTAIWHLDLAAHESRTIGYRIHLFTNNCPTSIVSVPETFAQAKTEELLEEKLWTEQITKIQTDNKSLNHVIDRAVQDIYLLRQTSQKHNFLSAGVPWFSTLFGRDSIIAASQTLVLDPTIARDTLSVLAHFQGKVDNEWQDEQKGKILHEIRLGEMARCHEVPHTPYYGTVDATPLWLMLYAEYYAWTADQPTLDQLWSNALSAMAWIDRNCQETGYLRYHRSSEKGLLNQGWKDSENCIVNSKGEIAEGAIALCEVQGYVYAAKIRMSELAEKRKLFDLAELWRSQAQDLKLRFNQDFWMPDQDYCALALDGAGMQVDSIASNAGHCLNLGIFDYEKAISVAARLNAPDMFNGWGIRTLSNLSPAYNPMGYHIGSVWPHDNSLIASGMRSHSLVKQSLRIAQGLIDMTIAQPYNRPPELLCGYEHDGFSLPVQYPVACSPQAWATGSIFQLISIMVNLVPDAPNNQLRIIDPCLLNSINRLSIQNLRIGQTLLDLEFERSGDTTACRVNKKRGNVRVIIEA, via the coding sequence ATGCCTGATAAAACTTCACAATCCATAATTGAGCCTCTTGAGCCTACGACAATTGAAGTTAATGGAAGATCATTTATTCCTCTTGATAAAAGCCAGATTTCCCCTTGGGTTTGTGTGATTGGTGAGCATCCTATTTCCACATTGACTCTAAAGGATGATGACTTATTTCTAATCACGGACACATTAGGCAATATCTCTGATTTAAGCTGTCGCCTTGGTGGTATTGAAGACAGCATGGGATTATTCTGTCGTGACACTAGATTTCTCAGTCGCCTAGAGTTGCAAATTGAAGGGCGATCGCCGATTGCCTTTAGTAGTACGGCTCGTAAAGGCTTTGCGATGACAGTTTTATGTGCAAATCCCGAAATTGATGATAAAAATGGTGGTCACATTAAGGCGGAAACCATTGATATCCATCGTGAAATTGTGATTAAAGGTGGCTTTTTTGAGCAGACACAAGTGACTAACTACAATACCCATCCTGTTAGCTTTACGCTCAGTTTAAGCTTAGATGCGGATTTTCTGGATTTATTTGAAGTGAGAGGATCTAAGCGAGAAAAAAGGGGCAATTTCCTTCGCTATCTACCGAATCAAGATCAGAAATCTGTGGAAATGTTGCCTAAAGAAATAGTGCTTGCCTATGAAGGATTAGACGGCTCTGTGATGGAATCACGAATTCAATTTGATTCTTTTCAGCCCCAAGAGATTCAAGATCATACTGCCATCTGGCATTTAGATTTAGCCGCCCATGAATCGAGAACGATTGGATATCGTATTCATCTATTTACGAATAATTGTCCCACTTCAATCGTTAGTGTTCCTGAAACCTTTGCACAGGCAAAAACAGAGGAATTATTAGAAGAGAAGCTCTGGACTGAGCAAATTACTAAAATTCAAACTGATAATAAATCTCTAAATCATGTAATCGATCGCGCTGTGCAGGATATTTATTTGCTCAGACAGACATCACAAAAACATAATTTTCTTTCGGCGGGAGTCCCTTGGTTTTCGACCCTATTTGGGAGAGATTCCATAATTGCGGCTTCACAAACTTTAGTTTTAGATCCCACGATCGCCCGTGATACGCTTTCGGTCTTAGCTCACTTTCAAGGCAAAGTTGATAACGAATGGCAAGATGAGCAAAAAGGGAAAATCCTCCATGAAATCAGGCTTGGAGAAATGGCACGTTGTCACGAAGTCCCCCATACTCCTTACTATGGAACTGTCGATGCTACACCTCTATGGTTAATGCTCTATGCCGAATATTATGCTTGGACTGCTGATCAGCCAACGTTGGATCAGCTATGGTCGAATGCGCTCTCGGCGATGGCGTGGATTGATCGCAACTGTCAAGAAACTGGATATCTCCGTTATCATCGTTCCTCAGAAAAAGGTTTGCTCAATCAAGGCTGGAAAGATTCGGAAAACTGTATTGTCAATAGTAAGGGAGAAATAGCCGAGGGGGCGATCGCTTTATGTGAAGTGCAGGGCTATGTCTACGCAGCAAAAATCCGCATGAGTGAATTAGCTGAAAAAAGAAAATTGTTCGATCTCGCTGAACTCTGGCGATCGCAGGCACAAGATTTAAAATTGAGATTCAATCAAGATTTTTGGATGCCCGATCAAGACTATTGTGCTCTTGCCCTAGATGGTGCAGGTATGCAAGTTGATAGTATTGCGTCGAATGCTGGTCATTGCTTGAATTTAGGCATTTTTGATTACGAAAAAGCGATTAGTGTGGCAGCTCGTTTAAATGCTCCTGATATGTTCAATGGTTGGGGTATTCGGACTCTGAGCAACCTTTCGCCTGCTTACAATCCGATGGGATATCACATTGGTTCAGTTTGGCCCCATGACAATAGCTTGATTGCAAGCGGTATGCGATCGCATAGTCTTGTCAAACAATCCTTGAGAATTGCGCAAGGCTTAATCGATATGACCATCGCTCAGCCCTATAATCGTCCGCCTGAGTTGTTGTGTGGCTACGAGCATGATGGCTTTAGTCTTCCCGTTCAATATCCTGTCGCTTGTTCGCCGCAAGCTTGGGCGACGGGAAGCATCTTCCAATTAATTTCGATCATGGTCAATCTTGTCCCCGATGCACCTAATAATCAGCTTCGGATTATCGATCCCTGCTTACTCAATTCCATTAATCGTCTATCCATTCAAAACTTACGGATTGGACAAACATTATTAGATCTAGAGTTTGAGCGTTCTGGAGATACTACTGCTTGTCGTGTCAATAAAAAGCGCGGTAATGTCCGCGTCATTATTGAGGCGTAG
- a CDS encoding gamma carbonic anhydrase family protein, with protein MINNMHLPYSQLLTPDRDRAAFIASDAVVIGDVHLSDRVNIWYKVVIRADVNRMDIGYCTNIQDGAILHGDPDQPLIIGEYVTIGHRAVIHCAEIGRGCLIGMGAILLEGVKIGAGSIVGAGAVVTKDVPAGVVVTGVPAKVMRELSEEEQQNAIAHAENYYQLSLLHVQ; from the coding sequence ATGATTAATAATATGCATCTTCCCTATTCGCAACTACTTACACCCGATCGCGATCGCGCGGCTTTTATAGCTAGTGATGCTGTGGTAATTGGCGATGTGCATCTCAGCGATCGCGTGAATATTTGGTACAAGGTGGTGATCAGGGCTGATGTCAATCGCATGGATATTGGCTACTGCACAAATATTCAGGATGGAGCGATTTTGCATGGAGATCCTGACCAACCTTTGATAATTGGTGAATATGTGACGATCGGGCATCGGGCGGTGATTCACTGTGCAGAAATTGGGCGCGGTTGCTTGATCGGGATGGGAGCAATTCTATTAGAAGGAGTGAAAATTGGGGCGGGGAGTATTGTCGGGGCGGGGGCTGTTGTTACTAAGGATGTGCCTGCGGGTGTGGTGGTAACGGGCGTGCCTGCGAAGGTGATGCGCGAGCTTTCGGAAGAGGAACAACAAAATGCGATCGCCCATGCAGAAAATTATTATCAGTTATCGCTGTTGCATGTGCAGTAA
- a CDS encoding ABC transporter ATP-binding protein, with amino-acid sequence MSQSPALAQDPVQTEDLLLSVRNLQVSFRGDEGIVKAVKNISFDLAQGQTLGIVGESGSGKSATALAIMGLLGESGKITNGEVIFRPSDEVPLDLVRVSPQKMLKYRGDRISMVFQEPMTSLNPLFTCGYQVIEAIRLHQKVSKQEAETRTIQLFQEVQLPNPEQLIERYPHELSGGQLQRVMIAMAISCNPQLIIADEPTTALDVTVQATILELLKEIQRSRQMSMIFITHDLGILAAIADHAIVMNQGEVVESGDTQAIFQSPKHPYTKGLIACRPQPDRQLRLLPTVSDFMEIQNGQMVEKEPSDSRYLEVVPPEETVARLAELQKQAPILSVQNLRIEFPIRSILGLKKRYLVAVNNISFDVYRGETLGLVGESGCGKTTAGRAILGLTNGVMGSVKFEGREISKLKGEALQKLRCDLQVIFQDPYGSLNPRMSVGDAIAEPLIVHSHQERFERYRKAEARRERVAYLLERVGLTKSAMRRYPHEFSGGQRQRICIARALALNPKLIIADEPVSALDVSVQAQVLNLLKELQAEFGLTYIFISHDLGVVKFMSDRIMVMNKGEIVELDTAESIYTNPQKPYTQKLISAIPKALVFSP; translated from the coding sequence ATGTCACAATCCCCCGCTTTAGCCCAAGATCCAGTCCAGACTGAAGATTTATTGCTTTCGGTGCGTAACTTACAGGTTTCCTTTAGGGGCGATGAAGGTATCGTCAAGGCAGTCAAAAATATTTCTTTTGATCTTGCCCAAGGACAAACCCTTGGCATTGTTGGTGAATCTGGCTCTGGCAAATCAGCAACAGCTTTAGCAATCATGGGCTTATTGGGGGAATCTGGCAAAATTACCAATGGTGAAGTCATATTTCGCCCCAGTGACGAAGTACCTCTTGATCTAGTGCGAGTATCGCCACAAAAAATGCTGAAATACCGAGGCGATCGCATATCAATGGTATTTCAAGAACCAATGACATCGCTCAATCCTCTATTTACCTGTGGCTATCAAGTCATCGAAGCGATTCGCTTACACCAAAAAGTTTCTAAGCAGGAAGCCGAGACACGCACGATCCAGCTATTTCAGGAAGTGCAGTTACCCAATCCTGAGCAATTAATAGAACGCTATCCCCACGAGCTTTCAGGCGGTCAATTGCAGCGCGTGATGATCGCGATGGCGATTTCCTGCAATCCCCAATTGATTATTGCCGATGAGCCAACAACAGCGCTTGATGTAACCGTACAGGCAACTATTCTCGAACTGCTAAAAGAGATTCAGAGATCGCGTCAGATGTCGATGATTTTTATTACTCACGACTTAGGGATTTTGGCAGCGATCGCGGATCATGCGATCGTTATGAATCAAGGAGAAGTCGTCGAAAGTGGCGATACACAAGCCATCTTCCAATCGCCAAAACATCCCTATACTAAGGGCTTAATCGCTTGCCGTCCTCAACCCGATCGCCAGTTACGCTTATTACCAACGGTGAGCGACTTTATGGAAATTCAAAATGGGCAAATGGTTGAGAAAGAACCCAGTGATTCTCGTTATTTAGAAGTTGTTCCCCCCGAAGAAACAGTTGCTCGTTTAGCGGAATTGCAAAAGCAAGCCCCAATTCTCTCTGTCCAGAACCTCAGAATCGAGTTCCCAATTCGTAGCATTTTAGGACTCAAAAAACGCTATCTAGTCGCCGTCAACAATATTAGTTTTGATGTCTATCGTGGCGAAACCCTTGGACTAGTTGGCGAGTCAGGTTGCGGTAAAACTACCGCAGGTAGGGCAATTCTGGGCTTGACCAATGGCGTGATGGGTTCAGTCAAATTTGAAGGACGGGAAATCTCAAAATTAAAAGGAGAAGCCCTACAAAAGTTACGCTGCGATCTGCAAGTTATATTTCAAGATCCTTACGGCTCACTAAATCCGCGTATGAGTGTTGGCGATGCGATCGCTGAGCCATTAATCGTCCACAGCCATCAAGAACGCTTTGAGCGTTATCGCAAAGCTGAAGCCAGAAGAGAAAGAGTCGCCTATTTACTAGAGCGCGTTGGTTTAACCAAAAGCGCGATGCGCCGCTATCCCCATGAGTTCTCTGGTGGTCAGCGGCAACGTATTTGTATTGCGAGAGCCTTGGCACTTAATCCCAAATTAATCATTGCCGATGAACCTGTTTCTGCTCTTGATGTATCGGTACAGGCCCAAGTTCTCAACCTATTAAAGGAACTACAAGCAGAATTTGGATTAACTTATATTTTTATTTCCCACGATCTCGGTGTAGTTAAATTTATGAGCGATCGCATTATGGTGATGAACAAGGGCGAAATTGTCGAACTGGACACCGCTGAATCCATCTACACCAATCCTCAAAAGCCATACACCCAAAAGCTGATCAGCGCCATTCCCAAAGCTTTAGTTTTTTCCCCTTAA
- a CDS encoding leucyl aminopeptidase, whose protein sequence is MNILTSLTAPQAWHGDALAIAVFASPKSSNEQLENPEKKALQLSEALKNLDIQVLACTLTDLITESEFTGEIGTSVSGRVGIDYAIRKVILIGMGDPAKANADVWRKAAASAVKWANKGKVKKLALAFPTYNQDVSLTTQAIAEGVLLAAHQDKRFKSKNANPQFLEQVEILETEPELANPAIAKAQQIVDGVILARELVSAPANVVTPITLADTAVAIAEESEYFNVKILEQAECEALNMGAFLGVARASDISPKFIHLTYSNGTPKRKLAIVGKGLTFDSGGLNLKTGVGSSIELMKTDMGGSAAALGAAKAISKLQPTDIEVHFIVAACENMVNGSAMRPGDILTASNGKTIEVNNTDAEGRLTLADALVYADKLGVDAIVDLATLTGACVVALGEDIGGMWSIDDDFAEAIAKAAKDAGEKFWRMPLEEPYFDQLKSVVADFKNTGSRAGGAITGALFLKQFVEKTTAWAHLDVAGPVWTERDSGYNNAGGTGFAVRTLVNLILN, encoded by the coding sequence ATGAATATTCTTACATCATTAACTGCTCCGCAGGCTTGGCATGGTGATGCCCTTGCGATCGCTGTTTTTGCTAGTCCAAAATCTAGCAATGAGCAATTAGAAAATCCAGAAAAAAAAGCTTTACAACTATCTGAAGCACTGAAAAACTTGGATATTCAGGTTCTAGCTTGTACTTTAACTGATTTGATTACTGAGTCAGAATTTACGGGGGAGATTGGTACATCGGTCAGTGGGCGTGTGGGTATTGACTATGCGATCCGTAAGGTGATTTTGATCGGCATGGGTGATCCCGCTAAGGCTAATGCTGATGTTTGGCGCAAAGCCGCCGCATCGGCGGTGAAATGGGCAAATAAGGGGAAGGTGAAAAAGCTGGCTCTGGCTTTTCCTACCTATAACCAAGATGTGAGTTTGACAACTCAGGCGATCGCAGAGGGTGTGTTACTTGCAGCACATCAAGACAAGCGGTTTAAATCCAAAAATGCTAATCCCCAGTTTCTAGAGCAAGTTGAGATTTTAGAAACCGAGCCTGAGTTAGCCAATCCTGCGATCGCAAAAGCACAGCAGATCGTCGATGGTGTAATTTTGGCGCGTGAGTTAGTATCTGCACCTGCAAATGTCGTTACGCCGATTACGCTGGCTGATACTGCCGTGGCGATCGCTGAGGAATCAGAGTATTTCAACGTCAAAATTCTCGAACAAGCCGAATGCGAAGCTCTAAACATGGGGGCATTCCTTGGTGTGGCAAGAGCCTCAGATATTTCGCCCAAGTTCATTCATCTTACCTACAGCAACGGTACGCCGAAGCGCAAATTAGCGATCGTGGGCAAAGGTCTAACCTTTGACTCTGGCGGCTTGAATCTAAAAACTGGTGTGGGCAGCAGCATCGAACTGATGAAAACTGACATGGGCGGATCGGCGGCGGCGCTAGGTGCAGCTAAGGCGATCTCGAAGCTCCAACCTACAGACATCGAAGTGCATTTCATTGTCGCCGCTTGCGAAAACATGGTCAATGGTAGTGCGATGCGCCCAGGGGATATCCTGACTGCTTCTAATGGCAAGACTATTGAGGTAAATAACACTGATGCTGAAGGTCGCTTGACTTTGGCGGATGCCCTCGTCTATGCCGATAAACTGGGTGTGGATGCGATCGTCGATCTGGCGACGCTGACAGGTGCTTGTGTGGTCGCTTTGGGCGAGGATATTGGAGGGATGTGGTCGATTGATGATGACTTTGCCGAGGCGATCGCTAAAGCCGCTAAGGATGCTGGTGAGAAATTCTGGCGGATGCCCCTCGAAGAACCCTATTTTGATCAATTAAAGTCAGTAGTTGCTGATTTTAAAAATACAGGTTCGCGGGCTGGTGGTGCGATTACAGGGGCTTTATTCTTGAAGCAATTTGTCGAAAAGACTACTGCATGGGCGCATCTTGATGTGGCTGGACCAGTCTGGACTGAGCGCGATTCTGGTTACAACAATGCTGGAGGCACTGGTTTTGCCGTTAGGACTTTGGTGAATTTAATCCTGAATTAA
- a CDS encoding TolC family protein produces the protein MRIYSSWLTLGASLSLLIPAWTANAQEFTMPLKPYTKVVLEPDSSIKVTSSINEVTTQKKVEILKPKPELVSNQQPILQDIQIVIAALPKADVSESSKLPTLETTILQDSLRSQPEKVSSSTEPARVIPSAAASNSGQLDPAQTLVVPTTPSQVRLDITKPVTLAEILDLIERTNSDAIQARIAVDRARAGLRFAEAGRTPTASSSLQYSVTDSTTNLAANQTNQSLTGTVGINYNIFDSGVNDATIRAAENNLRIAESNLNQVKQTIRLNIVTAYYSLQNTDETIRIQRKAVENAERSLKDTKARERAGVGTKFDVLQSDVSLANSKQDLLNAEAAQLVARRELARQLNYPPTVELTAADKITPVPEWKLPVEETILLAVRNRAELDIQRLQREVARDNANASLAKLGPQVSVFANLNAANDFTNGSGIGTGYQVGATLNWTLYDGGRTAAQVDQFKADQATAESKFEQAARQARFDVEESYINQQSRLKQIDTATKAVQQAEEALRLARLRLDAGVGTQLEVITAEAALTTADVNRVQAIIGYNQSRANLERAISGL, from the coding sequence ATGCGAATTTATTCCAGTTGGTTGACGCTTGGTGCGAGTTTATCGCTTCTGATTCCAGCTTGGACAGCCAATGCTCAAGAATTTACCATGCCTCTAAAACCTTATACAAAGGTCGTCTTAGAGCCTGATAGTTCGATCAAAGTTACTTCATCAATTAATGAAGTAACTACCCAAAAAAAGGTAGAGATCCTTAAACCCAAACCTGAGTTAGTAAGTAATCAGCAACCTATTCTCCAAGACATTCAGATAGTGATTGCGGCTTTACCGAAAGCCGATGTTTCAGAATCGTCTAAATTGCCTACCTTAGAGACTACTATCCTTCAAGATAGTCTGCGATCGCAACCTGAAAAAGTCAGTTCTTCTACTGAACCTGCCAGAGTAATTCCTAGCGCTGCGGCTTCTAACTCAGGGCAACTTGATCCCGCCCAGACGCTAGTTGTGCCAACGACACCAAGCCAAGTTAGATTGGATATCACCAAGCCAGTCACTCTAGCAGAAATTCTTGACTTAATTGAAAGAACTAATTCCGATGCAATTCAAGCGCGAATTGCTGTAGATCGCGCTCGCGCTGGGCTAAGATTTGCAGAAGCAGGTCGCACTCCCACCGCTTCGAGTTCCTTACAGTATAGTGTTACAGATTCAACGACCAACTTAGCAGCTAACCAGACTAATCAATCCCTCACAGGCACTGTGGGAATTAATTACAACATCTTCGACTCAGGTGTTAACGATGCTACAATCCGCGCTGCTGAGAACAACTTACGAATTGCTGAATCAAACCTTAACCAAGTTAAACAGACAATTCGTCTGAATATTGTCACTGCCTATTACAGCTTGCAAAATACTGATGAAACCATTCGGATTCAGCGTAAAGCTGTTGAAAATGCCGAAAGGAGCTTAAAAGATACAAAGGCTAGAGAACGAGCAGGCGTTGGCACAAAATTTGATGTACTGCAATCTGATGTATCACTTGCTAATTCTAAGCAAGATTTACTCAATGCCGAGGCAGCTCAATTAGTGGCAAGGCGTGAATTGGCTCGACAACTCAACTATCCGCCTACAGTCGAACTTACGGCTGCTGATAAAATTACGCCCGTGCCCGAATGGAAGTTACCAGTAGAAGAAACAATCTTACTAGCAGTGAGGAATCGTGCTGAGTTAGACATTCAGAGATTACAAAGAGAAGTTGCCCGCGATAATGCTAATGCCTCACTAGCAAAGTTAGGCCCACAGGTTAGCGTATTTGCCAACCTCAATGCGGCGAATGATTTTACTAATGGGAGTGGTATTGGTACTGGTTATCAAGTTGGAGCAACCTTAAATTGGACTCTCTATGATGGTGGTAGAACTGCTGCTCAAGTAGACCAATTTAAAGCCGATCAAGCCACTGCTGAAAGTAAATTTGAGCAGGCTGCTCGTCAAGCTCGTTTTGACGTGGAAGAGTCATATATCAATCAGCAATCGCGCCTTAAGCAAATTGACACTGCTACTAAAGCTGTCCAACAAGCTGAAGAAGCGCTGCGTTTAGCCCGTCTACGTCTTGATGCAGGCGTTGGAACTCAGCTTGAAGTAATTACGGCTGAAGCAGCGCTAACTACGGCTGATGTCAATCGAGTGCAAGCAATCATTGGTTATAACCAGTCCCGCGCTAATCTTGAACGAGCTATAAGTGGTTTATAA